The following are encoded together in the Arthrobacter sp. Y-9 genome:
- a CDS encoding YbdD/YjiX family protein yields MARGARSLRRGIRGVLGADAYEKYLEFHTAHHPGHEPLSEAEFWRDRTDRQDRNPQGRCC; encoded by the coding sequence CTGGCACGGGGCGCCCGGTCCTTGCGGCGAGGGATCCGCGGTGTTCTCGGGGCCGACGCGTACGAGAAGTACCTCGAGTTCCACACCGCGCACCACCCCGGTCACGAGCCGCTGAGCGAAGCGGAGTTCTGGCGGGACCGCACCGACCGGCAGGACCGGAATCCACAGGGCCGGTGCTGCTGA